The genomic segment AGGGGCCGAGGTTTAGTGAACTTGCTCCTTTGGATAACAGCTTGGATGGCAGGTTAAGACAACTTAAGGGGCTGGCGGAAGATGATCCAGCGCGGGCGGCTCAGGTGATCCGGCAGTGGATGAAAGAAAATGGCCAATGAAGTAAATCAGATACAGGATCTGCGGATCACCCAAGCCCCCAGCTTACACCGGGTGTTGACGGTGCGGCTGTGTTGCTGCTCAGCCTCGGGGAGGAGTGTACGGCCGAGGTGTTCAAACACCTGGAGCAGGAGGAGCTTCACCAGCTCAGTGCCGCCATGGCGCGGGCTGATGGGATCTCCCAGGAGCGAGTCAATGAGGCGGTCGAGCAGTTTTACCTGGACTATCAGGAGCAGAGCGGGGTTAGCCTGCAGACGCGCAGTTATCTGCAAAAATCTCTTGGGCTGGCACTGGGAGAGCCACTGGCAGAGCATGTGATGAGCAGTCTGTACCAGGGGGATATCGCCCAGAGTTTGATGCGATTGAACTGGATTGAGTCTGGCACTCTGGTGCGTTTATTAGAACCTGAGCACCCCAGTTGCAGGCTGTGGTGCTGGCAAGCCTCACCGAAGAGAAGGGGCAGCAGGTTCTGTCACTGCTTCCGGAACATTCTCACGAAGATCTCTTGTATCGTCTGGCGAATCTTAAGGAGCTCCAGCCTCAAACCCTCCAGGAGCTGGAGCGGGTGCTGGAGCTGTTTGTCGATGGGCTGGATAGCTCTCAGGCCTACCCTCTCAATGGCCTGGATAAGGCGGCAGCCCTATTGGGCAGGATGGACTCAGAGCGCAGTCACTCGGTTCTGGAGCAATTGCGTGTTGCCAATGGTGAACTGGCAGAGCAGCTGGCAGATGCCATGCTGACCTTTGAGCTGCTCCTCAATCAAAGTGATGTAACCCTGAGGCGACTGCTGGATGAGGTGCCACAGGACCTGATGGTTAAGGCCCTCAAGGGAGCCGATGATGAGCAGCTGAAAAGACTCTATCGCAGCCTGCCGAATCGGGCTGCGCAATATCTCGCTGAGGCCCTGGAGATCCAGGGGGCGACCCGACGCAGTGTGGTCGAGAGTGCTCAGCGTGAGGTTTTGAGCACTTTACGCCAGCTGGCTGATAGCGGTGAGATCGAGCTCGATCTCTATCAGGAAGTGATGCTCTAGCCGGGGGAAAGATGAAAAAAGACACGGTCATTATCTCGGGCTGTCAGCATTCCTGTCGCCCCTTTGCCTTTCCGGAAACGGTTGAGTCTCCTTTGTCTGAGGCTCCTGATGAGCTTCGGGAGTCGCCAGCCAGCGAAGTCTCAGGCTTTGAGGAGGGCTATCAGCAGGGGCTCATGCAGGGGGCTGAGGAAGCGCGTCAGCGCGGCTATCAGGAGGGGTTTGAAAAGGGTGAATCCCGGGGATTTGAACAGGGTCATGAGCAGGGGGCACGCCAGGGAGTTGAATGCGGGCGTCAGCAGCTGAGCAGCCTCCTTGAGAGCGTACAGCTCCTGCAGGATCAACTCAGACATCTTCAGCAAGCCCGCCAGCATCAGCATGAAGCTCAGTTGTGCGAGTTGATAGAGAGGGTGGTGAGGCAGATCCTGGGAAGGGAGTTGACCGAGCAGCCCGAGCAGATCCTGTCTCTCATCCACCAGACCCTGGAGCAGCTCCCACAGCCACATCAGGGGGTAAGGATACAGATGAACCCTCAGGATCTGTTGCTGCTGCAACAGAGTTATCCCCGGGAGGTGGAGGGGTGGCAGCTCTGTGAAGATACTTCGATTGAACCCGGGGGCTGCATCGTCCAAACCCGTCATGCCGAGGGAGATGCCCGGTTGGAGCGACGTATCGAAGAGTGTATGAGCCGGGTTCGGGAGGTGGTGATGAGGGCTGCCAATGAGTGAGCATGAGCTATCGGCTCGCTTGCAACTTGCCTCCCGGGAGCTTTGCGATATTCCACAGGCCCGTCTCTACGGGCGTCTGACCCGGGCTGTAGGACTTGCCCTGGAGGCGGTTGGCTGCGATCTTGCTGTCGGTCATAGTTGCTGGATAGAGCGTCAGGATGGGAGCCGCATCGAGGCTGAGGTGGTGGGCTTTAGCGGCCAAACCTTTTACCTGATGCCACTGGTTCGGGCCCAGGGAGTTCGTCCCGGAGACCGGGTCCTTCCCAGACCGGGAGATGGCAGGGTAACCCTGTGTCCGCAGATGCTCGG from the Dongshaea marina genome contains:
- a CDS encoding FliH/SctL family protein — its product is MKKDTVIISGCQHSCRPFAFPETVESPLSEAPDELRESPASEVSGFEEGYQQGLMQGAEEARQRGYQEGFEKGESRGFEQGHEQGARQGVECGRQQLSSLLESVQLLQDQLRHLQQARQHQHEAQLCELIERVVRQILGRELTEQPEQILSLIHQTLEQLPQPHQGVRIQMNPQDLLLLQQSYPREVEGWQLCEDTSIEPGGCIVQTRHAEGDARLERRIEECMSRVREVVMRAANE
- a CDS encoding FliG C-terminal domain-containing protein yields the protein MVLASLTEEKGQQVLSLLPEHSHEDLLYRLANLKELQPQTLQELERVLELFVDGLDSSQAYPLNGLDKAAALLGRMDSERSHSVLEQLRVANGELAEQLADAMLTFELLLNQSDVTLRRLLDEVPQDLMVKALKGADDEQLKRLYRSLPNRAAQYLAEALEIQGATRRSVVESAQREVLSTLRQLADSGEIELDLYQEVML